One window of Medicago truncatula cultivar Jemalong A17 chromosome 2, MtrunA17r5.0-ANR, whole genome shotgun sequence genomic DNA carries:
- the LOC11417356 gene encoding arogenate dehydratase/prephenate dehydratase 1, chloroplastic, whose amino-acid sequence MVMASLVVPGLSSSHLYCQNQLKRAQKWVFLGGFSVKRTKTMMHVVDHNQSQVGSGGDVSHGLHKDLVSLPRPLSISDINAASDDQAKVRISYQGIPGSYSEDAALKAYPNCETISCSDFEEAFKAVELWLAHKVVIPIENTSGGSIHRNYDLLLRHRLHIVGEVQLATNLSLLAMPGVRKEFLKRVLSHSQALALSDTFLNKLGVSRENVDDTAGAAQIVASNSLYDTGAIASIRAAKIYGLNVLAEGIQDDSEIISRYLVLARDPIIPRSNKPFKTSIVFTLNEGPGVLFKVLAVFAMRDINLTKIESRPQRNRPLRVVDDSNTGTAKYFDYLFYIDFEASMTEPRAQTALEHLQEFATFLRVLGCYPIDTTI is encoded by the exons ATGGTTATGGCATCTCTTGTTGTACCAGGGCTCTCAAGTTCTCATCTTTATTGTCAAAATCAGCTGAAAAGAGCACAGAAATGGGTTTTCCTTGGTGGGTTTTCTGTTAAAAGAACAAAGACAATGATGCATGTGGTTGATCACAATCAAAGTCAAGTGGGTAGTGGTGGTGATGTCTCTCATGGATTGCATAAAGATTTGGTCTCCCTTCCAA GGCCATTATCCATATCTGATATTAATGCTGCTTCTGATGATCAAGCCAAAGTACGAATATCATATCAG GGGATACCAGGATCATACAGCGAGGATGCTGCACTCAAAGCTTACCCTAATTGTGAAACAATCTCATGCAGTGATTTTGAAGAGGCTTTTAAG GCTGTTGAGTTGTGGCTGGCTCATAAAGTTGTCATTCCAATTGAAAATACATCTGGTGGAAGTATTCACCGGAACTATGATTTACTTCTTCGTCATAGGCTTCACATTGTTGGTGAGGTGCAGTTGGCTACTAACCTCTCCCTCCTAGCTATGCCTGGTGTCAGAAAAGAGTTCCTTAAACGTGTTTTAAGTCATTCTCAG GCACTTGCTTTAAGTGATACTTTCCTGAATAAATTAGGTGTTAGCAGAGAAAATGTTGATGATACGGCAGGTGCTGCTCAG ATTGTAGCTTCAAATAGTCTGTATGATACCGGTGCCATTGCAAGCATTCGAGCTGCCAAAATCTATGGGCTTAATGTACTTGCAGAAGGAATCCAG GATGATTCTGAAATCATCAGTCGTTATCTTGTGCTTGCAAGGGATCCAATTATTCCAAGATCCAATAAGCCTTTTAAG ACAAGCATTGTGTTTACGCTGAATGAAGGTCCTGGGGTGCTGTTCAAGGTTTTGGCGGTATTTGCAATGAGGGACATAAATTTAACCAAG ATTGAAAGTCGCCCACAAAGAAATCGGCCACTAAGAGTCGTTGATGACTCCAACACTGGAACTGCCAA ATACTTTGATTACCTTTTCTATATTGATTTTGAGGCATCTATGACTGAGCCCCGAGCACAAACCGCTTTAGAACATCTGCAG GAATTTGCAACATTTCTTCGAGTGCTTGGATGCTATCCCATAGATACAACCATATGA
- the LOC11416038 gene encoding transcription factor MYB101, with protein sequence MAKTISNNDENVEVDIDSSKDDVDARTGMKKGPWTPHEDMILTEYVNKHGEGNWNFVQKNSGLLRCGKSCRLRWANHLRPNLKKGSFSEEEEKIIIELHAKLGNKWARMATQLPGRTDNEIKNFWNTRMKRRQRAGLPLYPPEIQAEAIAYNDKLLQLQHQPLSSSSLSFSLLLSSCYPKKIDDPNHYDYNLLENNSGSANNHNTNPCPQFNFSNDENIEINETLALQKSPSLSPYPSSSSNLFNQNFTPPSDSHDYQYSENLSFEHHGFNAGSLYDSKTPASSYASGVDGNFMGNSSMVNDYYEVAPLSHDGKNSGLLDDLVMEGRSISCNKGDVSHKRKNMEGEEYEDEEGIVPLVSTMKKKKSIDESQKKDFSSSQLSTGKKPAQEDQTEELNTMYDDDLDCLLNNFPSEIPMPEWYCRGKSQSLGTEIPTDESGPTNQEFAWTLGSNWNNMPGIC encoded by the exons ATGGCGAAAACGATCTCGAACAACGATGAAAATGTTGAGGTTGACATTGATTCATCAAAAGACGATGTTGATGCTAGAACTGGCATGAAGAAGGGACCGTGGACCCCACATGAAGACATGATTTTGACAGAGTACGTGAATAAGCATGGTGAAGGGAATTGGAATTTTGTTCAGAAGAATTCAGGATTGTTAAGGTGTGGAAAAAGCTGCAGACTTAGATGGGCTAATCATCTGAGGCCGAATCTTAAAAAGGGTTCATTTTctgaagaggaagaaaaaatcaTCATTGAACTTCATGCTAAGCTTGGAAACAAATGGGCTCGAATGGCTACTCAG tTGCCCGGAAGAACAGATAACGAAATCAAAAACTTTTGGAACACAAGAATGAAAAGGCGTCAAAGAGCCGGCTTACCTCTTTATCCTCCAGAAATCCAAGCAGAAGCTATTGCATACAATGATAAACTATTGCAACTACAACATCAACCTTTATCTTCTTCATCATTATCATTTTCTTTACTCTTATCTTCTTGTTACCCTAAGAAGATTGATGATCCAAACCATTATGATTATAATCTTCTAGAGAACAACTCTGGTTCTGCTAACAATCACAACACCAATCCATGTCCACAATTCAACTTTTCCAATGATGAAAACATTGAGATTAATGAAACTCTTGCTTTGCAAAAATCACCTTCACTTTCACCTTatccatcttcatcatcaaatcTTTTCAACCAGAATTTTACTCCTCCAAGTGATTCACATGATTACCAATACTCTGAAAATTTGAGCTTTGAACATCATGGATTCAATGCAGGATCTCTGTATGATTCTAAAACTCCTGCTTCATCTTATGCTAGTGGCGTTGATGGTAATTTTATGGGAAATTCAAGCATGGTTAATGATTACTATGAAGTTGCACCATTATCACATGATGGAAAAAATAGTGGACTTTTGGACGATCTTGTGATGGAAGGTAGAAGTATTTCTTGCAATAAGGGGGATGTATCTCATAAGAGGAAAAACATGGAGGGTGAAGAATACGAAGATGAAGAAGGCATTGTTCCTTTGGTGTCAaccatgaagaagaagaagagcatTGATGAGAGTCAGAAGAAAGATTTTAGCTCTTCTCAATTGTCAACAG gAAAGAAACCAGCCCAGGAGGATCAGACGGAAGAACTGAATACAATGTATGATGATGATTTGGATTGCTTGCTCAACAATTTTCCCTCAGAAATACCAATGCCTGAATGGTATTGTAGAGGAAAAAGTCAGTCATTGGGAACTGAAATTCCAACTGATGAAAGCGGTCCCACCAATCAAGAATTTGCTTGGACTCTTGGATCAAATTGGAACAACATGCCAGGCATATGTTAA